Within the Gossypium raimondii isolate GPD5lz chromosome 12, ASM2569854v1, whole genome shotgun sequence genome, the region gtgcataaAATTACACCGCATAAAAGTATCAATAACTTCAACcctgagaaaatttttgaagccaaattttaTGTGGTTACTGCTTTATTTCTTGCCAACTGGAATAGCCACCCTTTTAAAAAGATATTGATACAACATGCGGTGTCTTGATTCTTTCTCTATTTATGAagtttatttttgaagtttactTGTACAAGAGATGTCTAAAAATGCGTAGAActagaagaaaaaaacaaaaatcagaaaCAACGATGTTACTTCCTGTCATAATGAATCTTTTATCAGTTGAACTGGTTCTTTGATGAAACCTTTTCCTTGGTTTTCTGAATCTTCAAAACCTTCTTCACTATCTTCTGTTCTTCAACCAAAAAGGCCCGAATAATCCTATAAAAAACCATTGACATTTCCGTAAATTATTCATCAAGTGTTAAGGTCAAAATAATTCACATTTGAAGCATCTGTCATTGtcctaaaaagaagaaaaattactAAGGCATGAAGCACACCTCCCCCTGACTGCACTGCCAGATAACACACCACCATAGGCACGGTTAGTCCTCCTGTTCCTAGGTAACCTAGACCTCTTGTATTCCGCAGGTCTCAAGTGAGGAATCTGCACATTGGGCAATACCATATACATCAGGAAGATAGAATATTATgatcaaatgagaaaataaacaTGCTAAATATCAGTTAGCAAAGTGAAACATGATAGTAAGCAATGGAATTTTGGCATATACCTTGATAAATTAATCCTTTTTCGCGAAGTCTAATAAATGCCTCTATAACAGCTCCTGCAATAAGAATGCAAGTTCAGAACACAAACTTACCCTACTGTTATTTGAACAAATGTAAGCGcctaattattatttctatgatTATCACTACTATTATTACTGCCATATGTACAatgcaaagaaaacaaatgaggTAACAAGTAAAACAGGTCACAGATTGGAActttacacataatttaaagACTTTGAACATTAGCTAGATTTCACTTTTACTAGATAAAAAACTTGTCTTACGACTTAGTTGCTCATCGAGGGTGAAACATTCTCTAGTCCAGTCATAAGAAGCCCCAAGTCTCTTAATCTGATTAGTAATGGTCCCACCATACctgaaattgaaaagaaaaaagaccagcaatgaacaaaaaatagataaaacatACAAAACAAAATAGTACCTATATGAAACCTTAATGGTCAAATATGAACAATAAACACCAGAAATTAAGCAACGGGTTAAAGCAATAAAACTCCATAAGTATCAGTATTTGGAAGGAGAAGAAGTAGAATTTATTGAAGTTGTGGAGAACCCCCCAAGCCATTTCTtcataaacaacaaaaacacaATAGATGATATGTACAAAGTAACAGATTCAAAATCAGCAAAGAACAGCAGAAAAACCAAGTATGCAAATAATTTAAGGGAAGACATACTTCTCTTTCCACTCCCAAACTCGTTTTTCAAATTCATCTCTGCCCAGTTCTACCCTTTTTATTCCTTCAGAAGCCAACATTCTTTCCACAACCAACtaggaaaagaaaagtaaaataggTTCAATTATATATTCCCATTCAACAGGATACAACATATATACTCATTCTCTACATAGAACATTATGTATAAAGAGGGCAGAATGTAAATCAACAACAAAGATGAAAACCAAGAAAAGTAAGAACCATACCCGATCTAGAAATCAAATCAGTgaaaattaacagaaaaataCTTGTTGATGACAGAGAGAGAAACACTgcttttgggttttcttttcttgactGTGCCTAccaattttttagggtttcttcaaAATAGAAGTAAGGCCGACGGTCGACGAAGATGACGGACGGAGATGGTGAAGGGAGGTGATGAACGGAGATGAagatgtggaagaaaatttgcttagaagagaaaggagaaaggaaaatgtcttacggtaGAGAAATGGGTAAgacaatttccaaaaaaaaagcTTTGGATTTTACCGTgtttgtaaaatgttttcctaTGGAAATTTATTTTCCGTAAAACAAACACCGAAAatttcagaaaatatttttcggaaaatattttacaccaATCAAATAGACCCTTAGGCTACCTTaataaataaggaaattaatattaaaagattaaagagAATAATGTATGatatgatttgatttgattgtataatcttgtaaatcccttaaTTATGGGGATAAGCTTCACCTCAACTGTTGATGTAAATTAGCTAGACCGTTAGATTTAGGGAGTTcgactataaatagagactttccCTCTCAAATATAAATCATCcattgttttgtattttttgagAGTGAATACtaaattgagagcatttactcaaacacatCTCgtgtattatttttctatgcCTATTATGTTCTTTTGAGCACTTTTTTTGCTTGTGTTGCTTCCTCTATATAAATTGGTGCCCTAAAGGATTCTGCGAGAATCCTCACTTTGTGGGAGTTAAACTGACTTAGGCACATTTGAAATAAAGGAATCatctaaggccgcacggattgcaAGACTAAAGTTTTAGCCCATTGACACTAGGGCGTCAGAGACCCAGTCCAACTTTAGAGATGTCGAAGAAATCTAATTGTTAGAAGGGGATATCACAAGATCCATGATGAATGGAATCCCTGCGATTAACTTTTTTGAAAGAGTCGATCAACTTTTGATGAAAGACATGGTGACCATGGTGGTAATCAAGCTTTTAGGTCGTTTCATTAGATATAATAccttgcaaaataaaattagtagtTTATGGAGACCTTCCTCACTGTTTCATCTAATGGACATATAAAACGGATATTTTCTAGCAAAATTCCAGAACAAATaagattttgagaaatttttgTCTTAAGGACCATGGATTATTTACGAGCAATACCTCACAGTGCAACATTGGAGTCTAAATTTTAACCCGATGAATACTCGGGTGTTGTTAAAGCATGGATTAAATTTCCAGGTCTCTCAGATTTCTTGTACAAATGGAGGATTCTTGAAGAAACCGAGGGGACAATTGGTAAGGTTACAAAATTGGGTTTTAACACAAACAGTGGAACAAGAGGAAAATTTGTTCGGCTACCAGTTTATGTGGACATTGACAATTCATTGATCTCTTAGATGTTGATCAATGGAACTATCCAACGAGTGGAATTTGAATCACTTTTGATGGTGCGCTTTAGTTGTGGATGATATGGCCATGTGAGAAATATGTGT harbors:
- the LOC105764090 gene encoding valine--tRNA ligase, chloroplastic/mitochondrial 2, whose translation is MLASEGIKRVELGRDEFEKRVWEWKEKYGGTITNQIKRLGASYDWTRECFTLDEQLSRAVIEAFIRLREKGLIYQDSSLETCGIQEV